From a single Collimonas pratensis genomic region:
- a CDS encoding putative bifunctional diguanylate cyclase/phosphodiesterase, which yields MFTILAFVTLDSRFGHRDPVSSPLQVLSDPEQSLAPEQAFQKLMDAPHKAYQNTQLLETPFWFSFMVLPAADSGTVQVELPSRHAQQVSCWADQGRRLLGSGSRTGNDGQVKAEKTGFILSLAPQALPVSVLCKGVFSGPARISVRQWSIPDFEQSQKEFYRGIGLMEGGLLTLTLFVLVAALINREWMYVLFAVWLLGNLRLGANAMGWDAHWLIWTIPNQWLPWLRKLTFATYYIVTFTLFGRLFQNELKQVGFVFLQNVLRWLGGLLLVAALLLSYQRFLPVLWCWTVAGILILIFLLARIVWKARTRAVLWYCASMFVVLFTRVDEVVAAAFGIKTLDEVPNNVIVALLSSLMASFAFAEQMRAGKRELALVQAELRTTYEVTPIGLFTLSADGSFVRTNPALEKILGHDAGTPWLKKWDDYFQPGAHDKLWRIVSGSGGNEAELRGVADASGRASTYLVTATFANGRIEGSLQDISDRSDAVERLRFLAEHDPLTGVLNRRGIEIMLERAIARQCDERPLALAYLDLDRFKLINDLFGHQSGDEVLKQLCERVEQSLGEGNHIGRIGGDEFIILFQDVEIGAATKICSAIIQKISYQSYHIGARAFQVKGSIGLVEVDAGMRVQDAISAADRACREAKKAHNEHIVVYHKNAPVFRERLEELSLIERLGGEFLPSGLFVEMQPIMSLQHPEDSLNFEVLLRLRDADNKVVPATRVIAAAEENGSIAVIDRWVMATVLEWLDQHQAQLPLTKFVCVNLSGASLNDEKFIQDLFVILEKHLRVVPLLCIEVTESVALHDLDHTSRIIERLQALGAKVALDDFGAGYTSFTYLKSLSADALKIDGAFIQSMNMHPANEAIVEAIVELARNLGMKSIAEWVEDCAMIEALAKLGVDYVQGFIVAKPQSPDAILQASSAASFITDPDVARFVAARRKGGVESADGGKWSSKLH from the coding sequence TTGTTTACGATCCTCGCGTTCGTTACGCTGGATAGCCGCTTTGGGCACAGGGATCCGGTGTCGTCGCCCTTGCAGGTGTTGAGCGATCCGGAGCAGAGCCTGGCGCCAGAGCAGGCATTTCAGAAGCTGATGGATGCTCCCCACAAGGCTTATCAAAATACGCAATTGCTGGAAACGCCTTTCTGGTTTTCCTTCATGGTGCTGCCGGCAGCCGATTCCGGCACGGTGCAAGTGGAGCTGCCATCGCGCCACGCGCAGCAGGTAAGCTGCTGGGCAGACCAGGGCCGGCGTCTGCTCGGGAGCGGTAGCCGTACCGGCAACGATGGCCAGGTCAAAGCTGAAAAGACGGGATTCATCCTGTCGCTGGCGCCCCAGGCCTTGCCTGTGAGCGTGCTGTGCAAGGGTGTTTTTTCCGGCCCGGCGCGAATTTCCGTGCGTCAATGGAGTATTCCGGATTTTGAACAGTCGCAGAAGGAATTTTATCGCGGTATAGGCCTGATGGAAGGCGGCTTGCTGACCCTGACCCTGTTCGTGCTGGTGGCGGCGCTCATCAACCGCGAGTGGATGTATGTCTTGTTTGCCGTTTGGCTGCTGGGCAACCTGCGGCTCGGCGCGAATGCTATGGGATGGGATGCGCACTGGCTGATATGGACCATTCCCAACCAGTGGCTGCCGTGGCTGCGCAAGCTGACCTTCGCCACTTATTACATCGTCACCTTCACCTTGTTTGGCAGGCTGTTTCAGAATGAGTTGAAGCAGGTCGGCTTCGTTTTCCTGCAAAATGTTTTACGCTGGCTTGGCGGGCTGCTGCTGGTGGCTGCCTTATTGCTGTCGTACCAGCGTTTCCTGCCGGTGCTATGGTGCTGGACAGTCGCCGGCATCCTGATATTGATCTTCCTGCTGGCGCGTATCGTCTGGAAAGCCCGCACCCGGGCAGTACTCTGGTATTGCGCATCGATGTTTGTCGTACTGTTCACCCGGGTGGATGAAGTGGTGGCCGCCGCATTCGGCATCAAGACACTGGATGAAGTCCCGAATAACGTGATTGTGGCGTTGCTGTCAAGCCTGATGGCATCGTTTGCATTCGCCGAACAGATGCGTGCGGGGAAGCGCGAACTGGCCTTGGTCCAGGCTGAGTTGCGTACTACCTATGAGGTCACGCCGATCGGCTTGTTTACCCTTTCTGCAGATGGCAGTTTCGTGCGCACCAATCCTGCGCTGGAAAAAATACTGGGCCACGATGCCGGGACCCCGTGGCTAAAAAAATGGGATGATTATTTCCAACCTGGCGCCCATGACAAACTATGGCGCATCGTTTCCGGCAGCGGCGGCAATGAGGCCGAGTTGCGCGGGGTTGCCGATGCCAGCGGCAGGGCGAGCACCTATCTGGTTACAGCGACTTTTGCCAACGGCCGCATCGAAGGCTCGCTGCAAGATATCAGCGATCGTTCCGACGCCGTCGAGCGATTGCGCTTCCTGGCCGAGCACGACCCGTTGACCGGCGTGCTGAACCGGCGCGGCATTGAAATCATGCTGGAGCGGGCCATTGCACGCCAGTGCGACGAGCGGCCGCTGGCGCTGGCTTACCTTGACCTGGACCGTTTCAAGCTGATCAACGATCTGTTCGGTCATCAATCCGGCGATGAAGTGTTGAAGCAGCTGTGTGAAAGGGTCGAACAGTCGCTGGGCGAGGGCAATCACATCGGCCGCATCGGCGGCGATGAATTCATCATCCTGTTCCAGGACGTGGAGATTGGCGCCGCCACCAAGATCTGTTCCGCCATCATCCAGAAAATCAGCTACCAGTCGTATCACATAGGCGCGCGCGCCTTCCAGGTCAAGGGTTCGATCGGGTTGGTCGAGGTGGATGCCGGCATGCGGGTGCAGGACGCCATTTCCGCAGCAGACCGCGCCTGCCGCGAAGCCAAGAAAGCCCATAACGAGCATATCGTGGTGTATCACAAGAATGCGCCGGTGTTCCGCGAGCGGCTGGAAGAACTCAGCCTGATCGAAAGACTGGGCGGCGAATTCCTGCCCTCCGGCCTGTTTGTCGAAATGCAGCCGATCATGTCGCTGCAGCATCCGGAAGACTCGCTCAATTTCGAGGTCTTGCTCAGGCTGCGCGACGCCGACAACAAGGTGGTGCCGGCCACCCGGGTGATTGCGGCGGCGGAGGAAAACGGCAGTATCGCGGTGATCGACCGCTGGGTCATGGCGACCGTGCTGGAGTGGCTCGACCAGCACCAGGCACAGCTGCCGCTGACCAAGTTCGTTTGCGTGAACCTGAGCGGCGCTTCGCTCAACGATGAAAAATTCATCCAGGATCTTTTCGTGATCCTGGAAAAACATCTGCGCGTGGTGCCTTTACTGTGCATCGAGGTCACCGAAAGCGTGGCGCTGCACGATCTTGACCATACCAGCCGCATCATCGAGCGGCTGCAGGCGCTGGGCGCCAAGGTGGCGCTGGACGATTTCGGCGCCGGCTATACTTCCTTCACCTATCTCAAGAGCCTGTCGGCGGATGCCTTGAAAATCGATGGCGCATTCATTCAAAGCATGAACATGCACCCGGCCAACGAGGCGATCGTGGAAGCGATCGTCGAACTGGCCCGCAATCTCGGCATGAAGAGCATCGCCGAGTGGGTCGAGGACTGCGCCATGATCGAGGCGCTGGCCAAGCTGGGCGTCGATTACGTGCAAGGGTTTATTGTCGCCAAGCCGCAATCGCCCGACGCCATCCTGCAGGCCAGTTCCGCCGCCAGTTTCATTACCGACCCCGACGTGGCGCGTTTCGTCGCCGCGCGGCGCAAGGGCGGGGTCGAAAGCGCGGACGGCGGCAAATGGTCTTCCAAGCTGCATTGA
- a CDS encoding LysE/ArgO family amino acid transporter: MTAAISGFSLSLSLILAIGSQNAFVLKQGLKREHVFWVCLTCAVSDAILILLGVTGLAIVIKQAPWLTSAMRYGGAAFLFLYGARSFYTAWKSSAVLQQGEDTQAALLPTLLTCAALTWLNPHVYLDTVLLIGSISTQFPDDKAGFAGGAMLASLVFFFALGYGAALLRPIFAKPLSWRILEVVVGLTMWTIAYKLLTE; the protein is encoded by the coding sequence ATGACTGCTGCAATTTCGGGTTTTTCCCTTTCCCTGTCGCTGATCCTGGCGATCGGTTCGCAAAACGCCTTCGTTCTCAAGCAGGGACTGAAGCGCGAGCATGTGTTCTGGGTCTGCCTGACCTGCGCCGTCTCCGACGCCATCCTGATCTTGTTGGGCGTGACCGGCCTGGCGATCGTGATCAAGCAAGCGCCGTGGCTGACCAGCGCCATGCGCTACGGCGGCGCCGCCTTCCTGTTCCTGTACGGCGCACGCAGCTTTTACACTGCCTGGAAATCGTCGGCCGTGCTGCAGCAGGGCGAAGATACCCAAGCTGCTTTACTGCCGACCTTGCTGACTTGCGCGGCGCTGACCTGGCTCAATCCGCACGTCTATCTCGATACGGTCTTGCTGATCGGTTCCATCTCTACCCAGTTCCCAGACGACAAAGCCGGGTTTGCCGGCGGCGCCATGCTGGCTTCGCTGGTGTTCTTTTTTGCGCTCGGCTATGGCGCCGCCTTGCTGCGGCCGATCTTCGCCAAGCCGCTTTCCTGGCGCATACTGGAAGTCGTGGTAGGGCTCACCATGTGGACGATTGCCTATAAATTGCTGACCGAGTAA